Proteins encoded by one window of Catharus ustulatus isolate bCatUst1 chromosome Z, bCatUst1.pri.v2, whole genome shotgun sequence:
- the MTREX gene encoding exosome RNA helicase MTR4 isoform X1: protein MAEPFGDELFSVFEEDAAAAASGAKKSKTAPAEGARRPGKRLEEKPSIPAIVKPKREIDIDSTENVILGKKTKLEDVLSDDVNLTDLMPQVKVQSVETVEGCTHEVALPANEEFTGLKPRTGKAAKEYPFILDAFQREAILCVDNNQSVLVSAHTSAGKTVCAEYAIALALREKQRVIFTSPIKALSNQKYREMYEEFQDVGLMTGDVTINPTASCLVMTTEILRSMLYRGSEVMREVAWVIFDEIHYMRDTERGVVWEETIILLPDNVHYVFLSATIPNARQFAEWICHLHKQPCHVIYTDYRPTPLQHYIFPAGGDGLHLVVDENGDFREDNFNTAMQVLRDAGDLAKGDQKGRKGGTKGPSNVFKIVKMIMERNFQPVIIFSFSKKDCEAYALQMTKLDFNTDEEKKMVEEVFNNAIDCLSDEDKKLPQVEHVLPLLKRGIGIHHGGLLPILKETIEILFSEGLIKALFATETFAMGINMPARTVLFTSASKFDGKDFRWISSGEYIQMSGRAGRRGMDDRGIVILMVDEKMSPTIGKQLLKGSADPLNSAFHLTYNMVLNLLRVEEINPEYMLEKSFYQFQHYRTIPEIVERVNNLEAQYNKIVIPNEENVVIYYRIRQQLAKLGKDIEEYIHKPKYCLPFLQPGRLVKVKNEGDDYGWGVVVNFSKKSNVKPNSGELDPLYVVEVLLHCSKDSLKNSATESAKPARPDERGEMQVVPVLVHLVSAISSVRLYIPKDLRPIDNRQSVLKSVQEVQKRFPDGVPLLDPIDDMGIKDQGLKKVIQKIEAFEHRMYSHPLHNDPNLETIYKLCEKKAQIAMDIKVAKRELKKARTVLQMDELKCRKRVLRRLGFATSSDVIEMKGRVACEISSADELLLTEMMFNGLFNDLSAEQATALLSCFVFQENSSEMPKLTEQLAGPLRQMQECAKRIAKVSAEAKLETDEENYLNSFRPNLMDVVYTWANGANFAHICKMTDVFEGSIIRCMRRLEELLRQMCQAAKAIGNTELENKFAEGMYFTFTVHGAILEEKAVGEGAAQVVMAEGE, encoded by the exons GTTGCGCTTCCAGCAAATGAAGAATTCACAGGTCTGAAGCCAAGAActggaaaagctgcaaaa gaATATCCATTTATTCTTGATGCCTTCCAGAGAGAAGCTATTCTTTGTGTAGATAATAACCAGTCTGTGTTAGTGTCAGCTCACACATCAGCTGGTAAAACTGTTTGTGCTGA ATATGCAATTGCCCTGGCTTTGAGGGAGAAGCAGCGTGTGATATTTACAAGTCCAATTAAAGCTTTGAGCAATCAGAAGTATCGTGAGATGTATGAAGAATTTCAGGATGTTGGTTTGATGACTGGGGATGTTACCATTAATCCTACAGCTTCTTGTTTGGTAATGACAACTGAG ATCTTGAGAAGTATGCTTTACAGAGGTTCTGAGGTTATGCGTGAAGTTGCATGGGTTATTTTTGATGAAATTCACTACATGAGAGATACAG AACGTGGTGTGGTTTGGGAAGAGACTATTATTTTGCTTCCTGATAATGTACATTATGTGTTCCTTTCTGCAACTATTCCAAATGCCCGTCAGTTTGCTGAATGGATCTGCCATCTTCACAAacag CCTTGCCATGTGATTTACACTGACTATCGACCCACTCCACTGCAGCATTATATATTTccagcaggaggagatggaCTCCATCTGGTTGTTGATGAAAAT GGAGATTTCAGAGAAGATAATTTTAATACAGCAATGCAAGTGCTTAGAGATGCAGGAGACTTAGCAAAAGGGGAtcagaaaggcaggaaaggagGAACGAAAG GTCCTTCAAATGTTTTTAAGATTGTGAAGATGATCATGGAAAGGAATTTCCAACCTGTGattattttcagcttcagtAAGAAAGACTGTGAAGCCTATGCACTTCAGATGACAAAGTTAGATTTCAATACAG atgaagaaaaaaaaatggttgaaGAAGTCTTCAATAATGCAATTGATTGTCTCTCAGATGAAGACAAAAAGCTTCCTCAG GTTGAACATGTGCTTCCCCTTCTGAAGCGAGGAATTGGTATTCATCATGGTGGTTTGCTTCCTATCTTAAAAGAAACTATAGAAATCCTTTTCTCAGAGGGCCTAATAAAG GCTTTATTTGCAACAGAGACCTTTGCTATGGGAATTAATATGCCAGCCAGAACTGTGCTGTTCACAAGTGCCAGTAAATTTGATGGGAAAGATTTCCGATGG ATATCCTCAGGTGAATACATTCAAATGTCAGGTCGTGCAGGACGTCGAGGTATGGATGACAGAGGAATAGTAATTCTAATGGTGGATGAAAAAATGAGTCCAACAATTGGCAAGCAGCTTTTGAAG GGTTCAGCTGATCCCTTAAACAGTGCATTCCACCTGACATACAACATGGTATTGAACTTGCTTCGAGTAGAGGAAATTAACCCTGAATACATGTTAGAAAAATCATTTTATCAGTTCCAACATTACAGAACTATTCCAGAAATAGTGGAAA GAGTCAATAATTTGGAAGCACAGTACAACAAAATTGTCATTCCCAATGAAGAAAATGTGGTGATATACTACAGAATCCGCCAGCAGCTTGCAAAACTGGGTAAAGATATTGAAGAATATATTCACAAACCAAAGTACTGCTTGCCCTTTTTACAGCCAGGAAGACTGGTAAAG GTGAAGAATGAAGGTGATGACTATGGATGGGGAGTGGTTGTTAATTTCTCTAAGAAATCAAATGTTAAG CCAAATTCTGGTGAATTGGACCCACTTTATGTAGTTGAAGtgctcctgcactgcagcaaAGACAGTTTGAAAAATTCTGCTACGGAGTCTGCAAAGCCAGCCAGACCTGATGAGAGAGGAGAGATGCAG GTTGTTCCTGTTTTGGTGCATCTTGTCTCAGCTATCAGCAGTGTCCGACTGTACATACCTAAAGACTTGAGGCCTATTGATAACAGACAAAGTGTGTTAAAATCTGTACAG GAAGTACAGAAACGGTTTCCTGATGGAGTGCCCTTACTAGACCCTATTGATGACATGGGCATCAAAGACCAAGGGTTGAAAAAAGTAATCCAAAAAATAGAGGCATTTGAGCATAGGATGTATTCACATCCTCTTCACAATGATCCAAACTTGGAAACCATATACaaactttgtgaaaaaaaagcacag ATTGCTATGGATATTAAAGTAGCAAAGCGAGAATTGAAGAAAGCCAGAACTGTCCTGCAAATGGATGAACTGAAATGCCGCAAGCGTGTTTTGAGAAGACTGGGATTTGCCACGTCTTCAGATGTTATTGAGATGAAAGGACGGGTTGCTTGTGAAATCAGCAG tgCTGATGAACTACTTCTGACAGAAATGATGTTCAATGGTCTCTTCAATGACTTGTCTGCAGAACAGGCAACTGCACTACTCAGCTGTTTTGTGTTTCAAGAGAAT TCCAGTGAAATGCCAAAATTGACTGAGCAGTTGGCAGGACCACTTCGGCAAATGCAG gagtGTGCAAAAAGAATCGCCAAGGTGTCAGCGGAAGCAAAACTGGAAACTGATGAAGAAAATTACTTGAATTCTTTCAGACCCAACCTAATGGATGTTGTGTATACATGGGCAAATGGAGCTAACTTTGCTCACATCTGCAAAATGACTGATGTCTTTGAAG GTAGCATAATCCGTTGCATGAGGCGTCTAGAGGAATTGCTACGACAAATGTGCCAGGCTGCAAAAGCCATTGGGAACACAGAACTGGAAAATAAGTTTGCAGAGGGTATGTATTTCACTTTCACAGTACATGGAgcaattttagaagaaaaagcggtgggggaaggagctgcacaGGTAGTCATGGCTGAAGGTGAATAG